In Oncorhynchus kisutch isolate 150728-3 linkage group LG7, Okis_V2, whole genome shotgun sequence, one DNA window encodes the following:
- the ap4s1 gene encoding AP-4 complex subunit sigma-1 — translation MIKFLLMVNKQGQTRLSKYYEQVDIEKRPSLETDVVKRCLSRKKEECSFVEYKDFRLVYRQYAALFIVVGISDTENELSIYELVHNFVEVLDKYFSRVSELDIMFNLDKVHIIIDEIIQNGHIVETNKNRILAPLLALDKMAEAH, via the exons ATGATCAAGTTCCTTCTGATGGTTAACAAGCAGGGCCAGACCCGCCTGTCTAAGTATTATGAGCAGGTGGACATTGAGAAGAGGCCTTCTCTGGAGACTGATGTTGTCAAGAGATGCCTGTCACGCAAAAAAGAAGAG TGCTCTTTTGTGGAATACAAGGACTTCAGACTAGTGTATCGACAGTATGCTGCTCTCTTCATAGTTGTTGGTATCAGTGACACGGAG AATGAGCTGTCAATCTATGAGCTGGTACACAACTTTGTTGAGGTTCTTGACAAGTACTTTAGTCGTGTG AGTGAATTGGAT ATCATGTTCAACCTGGATAAAGTGCACATCATCATTGATGAGATTATCCAGAATGGACACATAGTGGAGACCAACAAGAACCGCATCCTGGCACCTCTACTTGCTCTGGACAAGATGGCTGAGGCACATTGA